The Triticum aestivum cultivar Chinese Spring chromosome 5A, IWGSC CS RefSeq v2.1, whole genome shotgun sequence genomic sequence tttcgataagttttgtcaaaatatagatgatTTAACTTCGGACAAAACTTGCATGCACACTAAAAAGGAGCGGAGGGAGTAGTTAAACGACTTAATTACCCGCTGTGGATGTCGATGGCCTCTAGGTGGCGTAGGACGAACCAGAGCCAGAGGGTGGTCATGTGGCAGGGCACGATGGCGGGGCCGGTGAAGGCGGGGACGCCGAGGATGAGGACCTCGGCCCAGTGCGCGTAGGGCGCGGCGTATCCGAAGGGCGCCGTGAACTCGTGGTGGACGCGGTGGATGTTGTGGTAGCCCCACCTGGTGTGCAGCAGCCGGTGGATCCAGTAGCCCAGGTAATCCTCCACCAGCAGGTAGACCAACATCTGCGCCGCCACCTCCCCGGCCGACGGCAGCGGCAGCCCCGTCCGGATGCCGACCATCTTGACGGCCGGGTAGGAGACGAGGCTGAGCGCGCCGACGGTGAGGAGCAGGACGCGGCCGGTGTCCAGGTAGCAGCGCAGGAACGCTGCCGGGGAGAGCTGCGCCCGCGGCTGCAGCTTGTACGTGGACGGCCTCATCacggcggcggcgacgccgtccgGAGCGGCGCGAGCGCGGAGCTCGAGCAGCGCGAGGGGGAGCGGCGCGATGGTGTAGAGGATGAGGAGGATGGCGACGTTGTGGCAGTAGAGCAGGTGGTCGGGCACGAACGCGGAGTATCGGAGCCAGGCCGCCTCGGCGCGCGTCATGGCGCGGCCcagcgccgcctccgcctccgccgccgtcgcgtATGGCAGCATAGGCGACGGGGGTGTGATCGATGATGGTACGTTTCCTGCGTTTTTTGCGGTTGAGCTAGCGCTCGAGCCGCTTTGTAGTAGGCGCTGGCTGGTCTCTGTCGACAGCATAGGTGATGTAGGGCATGTGCGCGGTGAGGGTGCCATGCATGCACGTCGCATGCATGCCCCGCTCAGGGCGGTGATGCTGAGCTACGACGGTTGGTCCGTCATGGAAAGAAAAAGTGAAAAGTGCAAAACTGTACTAGTACACCTAACCTAGGACGAGTGACATGTTTATTCACCTAACCTAGAACGGTAGGCTGACTGACATGTTTATTCACGTAACAGTCGCTCGTCGTACATGCATATGCATGTGCTCGCAACTGCCTGCCTCCGTCGGTAGGGTACGTCCACCAAGCCGACGTTGACGCACCAACCCAACTCCGGCGACGTGTCCGGCCGACCGTGCTAGTTGCCTAGTTATAGTTCTCGGCGAATTTGCCTTCAATTAGTTTTGCTCGTACACGCCCGTATGATCTCAATCATGTCGGGCCCTCGGGGTTTGGTTTAAAACTATAGCTTAGCTGCTTCGATGGACTAGAATTAACAACGCCTTTCAACGCAACTCCGCGGCGCGAGAGGGGGACGCGGCCGTGCTATTCCAGACGAGGCTCGCCAGGAACTCACCGGAGGCGGGGACGACGCGGCTCCAACAGTGCCGTCGACAGAGGAAGAAGGGCTTTGGACCGTCGCATGAAGATCCGATGGTCCCCAAAATAATTGACTGTCGGGAACAACAAATTCAGACGACTGTGCAATAATCAGCCCCATGAAACTGACGCGTCCCCAACAACACTGTCCACCATCATCAACCACCGTCTAAGAGCAAATTCAAttgggcgacccatttcgtctgccGCCATTCGTGTGGATCGGCGCGGGCAAAAGAGAAGGCCCAACGCGCCAACTCAAATCCAAATTGAGTCCGCTtcacgtccgcgccgacgcatttgcggtCTAAATTTGCGCCTCAAATGTGTCGGCGCGGACGCGGAACGGATGCCACGCGCGCCTTTTCGatgtccgccgcgtccccacctggcgATCGTCCAACTGCCCGCGGCCTAcctggtcagcttaatttatgacctcGAGCCCATGCATCAGCGACGgcggtcgtccttttttaagccaccgtgcggcggggccgtcctcatccgctTCCAGCCAACCCCCGTCCCCATCTAGCCACACTCGCTCCCCatcgccggcaaaccctagccaccccagCCGTGTCAGATGGGGCTCTTCTCTGACACCGGcagcagcaaggccaagggcaagtcccCCGCCGTTCCTTCTCCCTTGGATTTCCGCCCGCCTCCGCCGGCGCTAGCTCGCCGGCCGAGGCAGCGCATCAACGTGacagtgcaccaggcggagtggcactggcagcaccaCGTGCCTCTCCCGTACCTCGACGCCACCCTGCCGCATGACTGGCAAGAtccggagaggatcccagtgccggcggcgccgcggtcgtctagggcgcacgcggaggaggtgcggcgccggcgacTGCTCCTGACGCCGGGGCAGCGCCGTGACCCCGCCTACGCAACCGACTCACCCAACTGGGCTCGCtagttcgccttcgagcacgagaaggcgaggcgaggcggtgtTCGCGAAGTCGACCTTACTGTGCCACTGTCCCGGCTCATCGTTCGCGAGGAGGACCAGACGGCCCTTGCAGCGGTctaccgggagagcgaggaggacgagtggcgcagggcggcggcggccgtggaAGAAGAGGCGGCGTAAGAGACGACCATGGCGCAGGCCATGGCCCTCTCCACGGCGGGCAACTGCGTCCTGCCATCGGTGACCCCGCCGTCCCCTGTCAAAgccaagccggagccggagccgtccgccatcgagcgctactcctggacgggagtagtgcgcgagtgggtcagcGCGCCACCGGTCTGGGTTGGGGTGTCGCTGGCacaggaggcggcgtacctcgaACATTGGCGCCAGCGAcggctggccgaggagcgccgcCACAACGAGTACCTCAagatgctcgagcgcgacgccGAGGACGAGCAGTgtgaggccgaggaggaggcgtgCCAGGCCGCGGCGGCACAGCCCGCGCCTGACATAAATGCCCTTTGGAACATGGCGTTCCCCTAGGCCAGCACTGCGCCAACGCTCATCGATCTCATGGACCCCAAGGACAACGACGCCGCCGCCTAGGGCAGCGCGCCATCTCATAGTttagtttgtttttatttttcttaaatgcAAATGTGGGCGCGTGGACTCTCGCCAGCTTTCGTGTCCGGCTTTAATGTTTTATTAATGTTTTTTTattttaaatatgcatgcattcTTTTTTGGGGGATCAATAACTCCCGAACGTCAGGGATTTTGGCATTTGGACCCGAACGCCTCGAGTGCCGTCAGATGATTTGCACAAATCTTAGAGCAGGTAACAGAGAAAATTAGTTCGGGATTTTCCGTCGAACGACCTCGTCTTTGCACAAATCTTAGAGCAGGTGACAGAGAAAATTAGTTCGGGATTTTCCGTCGAACGACCTCGTCTCCTTCGCCCCCACCCCTCCCTCCTAGTCTTATCTTTTTCTTTCTCTCACCCACTCTTCCTCTCCACAACTTATCTGTGAGCTAGATCGTCACTGTCGCCAGCTCCTCGCGCCGCCGCGTTGGGCAGTCGAGACCGCATCCATCCGCGTGAATCCACGCCGGCGTAGAGGCGCGGTCGTGGCGAAGGGCGAGCTCCGCCCGCTCGTCTACGTTGTCGCGGCAGCCGTCGCCCCTGCACAGGCGATGCTGACTGGAGCGCGGCGTGACTGGTCCGCGCCCACCGGCTAGAGGTGCGGCCGTGGTGGAGGCAGAGCGCTGCCTGCTCGCCTGCGCCGCGGGGGCGGGCATCTCGGTCGTCTCCTCCTCAAACTCACCGACCGGCTCAAGGTGCGGTCAAACGGAGAGGGCGGCCGCGGCGGTGGCTGGGCCGTACAGGAGCAGCAACGGCGGCGGAGCAATGAAGCATCGTACCATCTTCGCTCTCGTCAGGTGACTTGGGGGAGGCAGCGACGGCTTCCCGGCGTGCACCGGGCGGAAAGCGGAGGCGGGTGCCCTGCGACGAGTTCCCTGGGACAGCGCCATGTGTCCGTGGAGGGGGCAATGGGCTCCTCACCGACAGCGTGTCGGCGTCCATTCTAAGAAGGGAGCCCGGCGGGGAGGTGCTCATCGAGCTCGAGCAACACCACAGCCGAAGGGATCCGACTGGTCCCATTTTTACTGATGTCTGATGATTTTTTTTGCTAGATGCTACTATGAGCTTTTTTAACACATTTTTGCCACGGTTTGTATATGAAATAGTCCCTAAATTTGCCATGCTACGCTTAAatatgagtagaacacaattttctGCTGTGATTTATTTAGTTACTAACTTTGCCATGTGAGTAGTACACAAATTTAGTTTTTTGGTCCTATAATACATGGCAATTTCTTAGATTATTACAAATTCTCGAACCGTTGCAACTTTATAATTTGTCAGTTCATTCACATGACAATGTTTGATTGTTTTTGTCCTAATATCATGGCCTGTCTCAATCATGGAAAACTTGACATGGCAAACATGGCAAAATTCTTTATTTTTAAGATGTTAAAAACATGGCAAATTAAGATGTCCAAAAACATAGCAATCTaagatgttcaaaaacatggcaaacttggcATGGCAACTAAAATCAGTTTTTTATGGATGCgttttttgccatggcaactaaAAGCATTTTTGCCATGCTTCGTTTTTTTCTCTTTTACAAAGTCCACCCAAAGAATGTTTTGCCATGACAATTACATTTTCATGGGACGATGACAAATAGAGTTCATTGTGATGGCAAATTTATTTTTTATGCATCATGGCATTTCTAGTGCATGGACCATGTCAAAATTTTGGAACAATGGCATGGCGAAAttatttctttttgcaacatggcaaatttagttttatAGCCATGGCAATTTTACCAtctttttgccatggcaattttagcTTTCTTCTTCAATGGCAATTTTTGCCTTTTTTAGAGCGCCATGCCAAATTAACTTTTTTTGTTTTGCCATGGCAACTTAACCTTTACATACATGGTAATTTACTTTTTTTACATGCATGggaactttttttttacttttacttTCATTCATGGCAAATTTAATTCTTTACTTGCCATGGCAAATTAACTTTTACATCCATGGAAAATTTTACTTTTTTATTTGCCATGGCATTTTTCAATCCACATTTTTTTGTTTCTTCATGTATATAGTAAAATATTATGGCAATAAAATTAGCTatttatttttgccatggcaaaattacCTTAATTGACATGTCAAATTTACCTAAATCGCCATGGCAACTCTTAACTTTTATCGCCAtggcaattttttatttttattttcgccATGGAAAATTTACCCAAATCGCCATGGCAAATATTTAACTTTTATTTCCATGGCAAAAAAACTACATAGCATGGCAAATTTTTTGTCGTGTGGGATGGGTTTCCTAGATTATTTTTCATGAGTGTTTTTTGCCATCTTTTCCAATAAAAATCCATGTACCTATTACATTTTCCCAAAAAGTTGCCATGTGGTTTAGCGAAAAGTCTCCTAAATTTGCCATCTTTTTCTGAAGAAAAACTTACTAAATTTGCCACGTGTAACCATTTCATTATAGTTAGCTAGTTTTTTAAACAAATGTAAATTTATGTTTTGAGATCATGGAAATTTATGTATGAGATCATGGACCATAGCAAATTCCTTTCTTTTCTTTAATTTTCATGATGGAAATTTTATTCTTTAGTGCCATGGCAATTGTATTTGTTAAAGATGGCAATTTATACTACCACACCATGGCAAATTCCTCGCACATAGTTTTGCGTTCAAATTGTGCATACAATATATGAAAATTTAATTAAAATACCATGACATTTTTTACTATGAATCTTCCATGGCAAtgttttttatttatatgatggAAATTCCATGGCTATTTTTCTTCTGGGTGATTGCAAGAAAAACAAATTCTTTTTACCCATGGCATTTTTTATGCTTTTAAAGTTGATCACATTTTTTTCATAGCACAGGAAAAATATGGGCTTTAATCTGGCACAGCAAAAAAAGTATTAGGCTGTTTTTGCTACCGAGCTGTAGGGTCGACGGGGAGGGGCGTTCGCGTTGGGGGGCTCCCCTGCCGAACGGATTCGTTCGCATCGATCTCTCCTCCAGTACGAACGAGTCGTTCAGGTTGGGGGTCTCCCAGTCCGAACGTTCGGTAGTTATTGGCgtccttttttttctcacgctgACCTAAACGCGAAAGCGGACGTTCATGTCCGTctggccgacccaaacagacaaatAGCAGACAAAattgccgtccgtttgggtcggcccgttaaaGTTGCTGTAAGTATGGGTCGTTATTATAAGACTATTACTTAAAGACAGTATAACCGCACCTAAAGCGAGCCCTCATAGCGATTTGGGTTTTTGGCCGTCCGTTTTTTGCGATCTGGGAGTTCCTGGCCGTCAGATTTAACGTGAAAAGCGATCCGTTCTGCAGTGCGGTTAATCTGGTCCAGCTGTCCTGTGGGCTGCTGCTCCACGAGCCGAAACAGACTATTCTGATGTATTGGGCCTTCGCGAGCCAGCAACCCAATTGAAGAAGGGAGGCCTACAAGCTACGCGTGAGGTCCATCCACTCCCGAACCCCTATCCCCATCGAGACCGCATCCACCCGCCCTCAGCTTCGATCCATCCACCCACCCAATCCCGATCGATCCATCCACCTGCCCAATCCCGATCGAGGCTGCCGGTTGTTCCCAGCGACCAGAGGAGAGGAGCAGCCGGTGCGGCCGGTTCCATCAACTGAAGACGGGGTGAGGGATGGGATC encodes the following:
- the LOC123105854 gene encoding very-long-chain aldehyde decarbonylase GL1-10 isoform X2, translated to MLPYATAAEAEAALGRAMTRAEAAWLRYSAFVPDHLLYCHNVAILLILYTIAPLPLALLELRARAAPDGVAAAVMRPSTYKLQPRAQLSPAAFLRCYLDTGRVLLLTVGALSLVSYPAVKMVGIRTGLPLPSAGEVAAQMLVYLLVEDYLGYWIHRLLHTRWGYHNIHRVHHEFTAPFGYAAPYAHWAEVLILGVPAFTGPAIVPCHMTTLWLWFVLRHLEAIDIHSGFNFPFNPTKLIPFYGGADHHDYHHRVGGQSQSNFSSVFTFCDYLYGTDKAC
- the LOC123105854 gene encoding very-long-chain aldehyde decarbonylase GL1-10 isoform X1, translating into MLPYATAAEAEAALGRAMTRAEAAWLRYSAFVPDHLLYCHNVAILLILYTIAPLPLALLELRARAAPDGVAAAVMRPSTYKLQPRAQLSPAAFLRCYLDTGRVLLLTVGALSLVSYPAVKMVGIRTGLPLPSAGEVAAQMLVYLLVEDYLGYWIHRLLHTRWGYHNIHRVHHEFTAPFGYAAPYAHWAEVLILGVPAFTGPAIVPCHMTTLWLWFVLRHLEAIDIHSGFNFPFNPTKLIPFYGGADHHDYHHRVGGQSQSNFSSVFTFCDYLYGTDKGYRYHKASLEKGLLKGDNKTKLLKGV